The window TACAGCGTGGTGCGACACCGCGTACCCTTTTTTACTGCCTCCGGACGAGCGTGTCTACAGATGCCTGCTTACTGCTGCAACAAAATGTTGCAGGCAAACATCCGTCAAAAGCAAGGCCCCAAGGGATTAAATCCCTTGGGGCCCGGGCTGCACTCGATCGAACGAGCCGCCCCTGCTATTCGAGGACCACCAGTTGCCCGGCGTAATGGTTTTCCGCCTTGTGAAGCTGACACTTGATCGGGAAGATACCTGCTTTGGTGGCCTTGAAGGTGACGGTCTTGGTCTGATGGTTGCCGACAACCTCCTTCACGCCAACAGCTTCGATTTCGTAGCCGTGCTCCTCGAGCAGGTGGTTTACGAGGACCAGTGTTACCGTATCCCCCTTCTTCACAGTGATCGAGCTGGGTACCCACACCTGG is drawn from Candidatus Methylomirabilis tolerans and contains these coding sequences:
- a CDS encoding cupredoxin domain-containing protein, translating into MLLRKGLALCIAIAALLFLGSFVPPIEAGQVTLHIVDVDAHEGVQVWVPSSITVKKGDTVTLVLVNHLLEEHGYEIEAVGVKEVVGNHQTKTVTFKATKAGIFPIKCQLHKAENHYAGQLVVLE